The Engystomops pustulosus chromosome 4, aEngPut4.maternal, whole genome shotgun sequence genome contains a region encoding:
- the LOC140127792 gene encoding gastrokine-2-like yields MLLFLGLLAVFISPLYGDESFQYLSTGYNGENEYHIINVNEQVKVATLNLYSGRQSANAVFDYSQNIVAYHMPYRGICVLAHMDIATFPGLGRINEWIHTKREQKKELEELRKHYLVTNQQVYDLAQFGNAVQSLCWGVPTYWAREYSSPQHGFGAEGCAGIHLFCLRIGLCAGFHL; encoded by the exons ATG CTGCTGTTTCTAGGCTTGTTGGCCGTCTTCATCAGCCCACTGTATGGAGATGAG TCATTCCAGTACTTAAGCACAGGATACAATGGAGAGAACGAATACCACATTATCAATGTCAATGAGCAAGTCAAGGTCGCTACGTTGAACCTGTATTCTGGGAGACAGTCTGCCAATGCCGTCTTTGACTACAGCCAG AACATCGTTGCCTACCACATGCCCTACAGAGGAATCTGTGTCTTGGCACACATGGACATCGCTACCTTCCCAGGACTTGGACGGATAAATGAGTGGATTCACACCAAGAGA GAGCAGAAGAAGGAGCTGGAAGAGCTGCGCAAACATTACCTAGTGACCAACCAGCAGGTGTATGATCTGGCCCAGTTCGGTAACGCTGTGCAAAGCCTTTGCTGGGGAGTTCCAACCTACTGGGCTCGCGAATATTCTA GTCCACAACATGGTTTTGGTGCTGAGGGATGTGCCGGTATTCATTTGTTCTGCCTCCGCATTGGTCTCTGTGCCGGATTCCATCTGTAA